TAAGGCTCTTTAGGGACCACATCAAAGCTTACTGAGGAAAGATGCCCAGAATCTCCTATGGGCTGTGTCACTTCTGAAAGAACCCTGCAGAGTCATCAAGTGGCCCCTCACTGCTGGCCAGCAGCacaggagcagggcagggggacTGTTGGACCCTTCCTGCTGCcccaagaagggaaggaggaaggctgATTGTATGGGACATGCTCCCTTTTCCAGAGGCTTGCACTCTAAAGGCTGATTCTACCCCTTAAGAGGGAGATCCATGATTTGTTTGGTTTGGGAATGGGGAAGTTTTGGAACCCTGAGTCTGGATTTCCCTGTGCTGGCTGAGGAAGAGATTGTTTGGGGGACCAGGCCCCAGAAGGGGCTTCCAGGTGTGCCTGAGCTCAGGGCAGGCTTTGGCCTTGGCCACAGCAGCAGGACACTGCACTCTGGCCAGTCTGCACTCTTATGCCTGAGCGTGGGAAGCACTACACAGcctggcagagggaggcagaCCCATGACAGTGAAGGGAGCCCTAGACAATCTGAGTCAAGTTCAAAACAGAATCCCATGGGGGAGAACATGCTGGCCACCCATTCCCAGCTCCTCTCACTTGCCTCAAAGGAGCATACACCTTTCTTCCCCAGAGGAGAATCTGAGGGGTTCCTTTTACTGTGTGTCACTCCCTCCAAATACCAATCCCATTTATCTGTCTAGAAGGTGAGACTCGCCCAGCTTCTCAGGAAGGAGAGGGCACCCGGGGCAGTTCTCTCCCTTGTAGCAAAGGCTTTTCCCAACAAGCTCTGATGTGGCGCTGGCACAAGGAATGGTCACAAATGTCAGCACTGGCTTTCTTCCCTGCTCACTATCTCAGGCCTCCACTCCTGACTCTAGGCCTGTCAGAGGCTGGAACCAAGCCAACCCTCAGCATCACCTGACAGCAGGCGGCTCAACAGTTACAGGGGGACTGGCAACCTCTGGTCttccatccaaaaacaaaaaaatttaagacaaccaggggacatttttcttttttggaggcagagggaggatggaaaagggaggaaaaaaacaggaaagaaaaatcaatctacAATCCAGTGGTACATCCCAAATTTCTGTCACTCTGCATAGGTGGTTCCATGCCCCCATTCCAAAGTGCACAGGCCTCTGAGTCTGCCCAGGCTGTGTGGGCCTGTCAGAGGAACAACAGCttggcctctgcccaccccagTTCACTGAGCTTCAGTTTGAAGTGGCAGCAATGGGCTTATCCAGTTCAAGATCAATGCTGGAGCTTGTGGGATGCAGGCTGCTGTAGCAAGACTTGCACACTCGACTAGGTTCAAAGAGCTGCTGGCTTGGAACTGGAACCTTCTGGTTACAACAACTGGAGCAGAATACGTTCCCACAATTCCTTGGGATGAGAAGAAGACATAAAACAATGTTAGTTTTGGTAACGAGAATGGAGTGGGGAAACCAACTTCAGAAGACAGAACTTCACCGTACGTAATTTGGATGTGCTGGAGACTCCTCTAAGATCAAACTCTTTTATTTGTCTAGCCCAGAAACAAGCCAAGCAGGGAGGGGATCCCCACCTAGCATAGTCACACACCACTTTCACTTTAGGGCCAAGGACACTTGGCAACCTCACCACTATGGCTCAAGGTTACCAGGTGTACAGAAGGATGCTGCTCAAGAGATTTGTGAGAACAAATGGGCTGAGGGCAGAAGCAGCTGCTAGCTCAGTGGGTAAGTCCTGGCCCGGGAAAACCCAGTGGCCACAACCACCTGGGCAACAGCCTCCATATAGTTTGTGATCACAGAGGCCAGAGTTCAATGGAACTGCCTCCAAGCTCTTCAGATGAGAGAAACTACCCAGCCCAGCTGGGTAGTGAGAAGCCCTGCCCAAAGGGCCACTTCCCCAGAGGCTCAGAGGCAGCAACATGGAGAATAGACTGCTGCCATCTAGGACTGCTCTGCTGCCAGCATGCAAAGCCAGGAGACAAGCAACCAATGACACATGCTCAGGGTGAAAGGACAAGAGCACAgatgaacacacatgcacacacactccctTATTAGATAGGTGTCAGTCAATTATGGCTCATTCCCCAACCAGCACGCATCTCCAGGGAATACTAGAGCTCTATCTGAAGGTCTGACTGCACTCAGGCTCCAGGAGTCCCTCTTTTCCGCTTGAAAGCCCAGCTCTGATGCATCTGTGCAGCACAGCTCCGCACACCCAAACAGATGCTCTTCACAGCTAACAGGACAGGTAGCTGGCAAGGGATGGGTTTCTGCTCACCTTATAACCCGTCTGCTGGGTCCCAAAGTACAAATCAATCCCAACACACCCAAGAACGGGAGACTATAAGGAGCCTGACACAGCCCACCAAAGACTTGGGGAAAGCAGCTAAAGGGAAATCCTCCTTCTCAGCCAGCATCACTCACTACCTTTTCATTTATGCTCCTCAGAATGCAAACCCACTGCTGGATTAAGGACCACTTAGGCACAGAGGAGAGAATACGGAATACCCTTTGGGGACAAAAGAATACCACAAAAGGAAAAGGCCAGACACGGGGCAATGGAAAGACAGAGaagtaaaacaaacacacaaaacttCATCTACTAGAATGCAGTTAAGTACTTCCCAACTCTGTTTCTGAAAAGCATGAGTGGGCAACACGGAAAAATTACCTAAATCTATTTCTGATTGTCTACATTTATTTAACATACCTGTTAGAGTTGGCTCAAAAAGCATGACATGAATTTGATCGGTTAAGCTTTTCTATCTAACTTCTCTCAGGGGATCCTGACAGACCCTAAATGGATTCTTCCCTTCAAGTGTCCCATGCTAAAACAGTGCTTGGGAAAGACCACCTCTGTTCAGTCtggtctctttaaaaaaaaaaataggagtggTGATGCCGTTTGATTTGGAAGTCACTAGCATCATTCTGGCATGACTGACCCAAAAGAAACAGCTCCAAAAACCCAATTGGCTACTCCACAAGCCCAGCCCCTGCTGAAGCACTGCTTCTCATTACAAGCAAGATGGCTCAGCTGAGCTGTGAGGTCGGAGGGGAGTACACGGCTGCAGTGTGACTCAGCCCTAATGGTCTCCTCAGTCAGCTGCTTTGATTTCCCTGCAAgcccacctgcctgcctgcctgcctgccctctcaGCCCCAGGCTTCATCCCAATGAGTGCAGAGAGGGGAAACGGCAGAGTTAGTGTGGACAAGTTATTGTAGATGTGTGGACGTCACAGACAGGTTGTTGCAAATGCTCACCACGTTTGATCAACACGGTCAGTGTCCCTGcaaggaggggagaaagagctCAGAGGAGAAGCCAAACAAAGACATCTGGGCTTGGGGTGCAGGGTGGGGAGATACACAGTCCTACAAGCATCATTACTAGACAAAGAGGTGGTTTCATTTTCAATCTGGATTCACTAGTGTGGGCGAGCTGTGTCATGATTCAGATAAACTGCCTATCCCAAGAACACTGAACATCCTCCAGATAGTCATCACCCCAGCTGGGACAAAGCATCCCTAGCAACTCACTGCACCaactgagaaggaagaaagaagtcagGAGCCTACTCAGCTGTCCCTTCTAGTATCCCCAGCTATGTCTGCTCACCACTGGCACAACGAAAACAAGTTTGGGGTCAGGGAGCGGGCGTAAGAAGTAGGAAAATGAAGTTCCCTGCCCACAGCAGGAAAACTATTTTTGCTCATAGCAGCATGCTGAAATGGGAAGAAATCTTATTCTAGTAATAAGAAATGGCAGTTTGGGCGGTGGACCAATCCtggaagtaaaataaataaaaagggacaTCATTTGTACATTTCAAAATTTAGTCATGATCACTCTGAATTGGAAGAAAGACACCAAATGCAGTTCTGCAACCACCAATTATAGAGGCACAAAAGATGAGCCGGGGTCCTGTAAACCTGGGGTCTGTCTCAGCCAGAACACTGCCAGCCCAAGGCCTGCATCTCTCCATCTGCAGGCTCCAGGGGCCAGTCTCAGCCTCCACATCCCTGTCCACCCCACCACACACCCCAGTGGCACCTGCAGTGGTGCTTCCTGCTGGCAAGCCAGAAGGTGCTGTCGCACGCATAGCAGTGGGCCGCCAGGTGGTCAGGGAGCCAACGGGTCATCTGTAAAACATACAGGGCCAGGTTAGTGACAGGAGATGGGCCATCCAGCTGGAGCCAGCAGAGCCATGCTGGGGGCAGCAAGAGTCACAAGGACCACATTGGCTCTGGTGGCACCAGCCCAGGTCAGATGTCAGTAGTACAAGAAAGGCGTCCAAATCGTTTCCCTGGAAGGGACTCGAAACTCCCCTGAGATAAAGTGGCAGGCAGCAGCACCCTGTGTGGCTGAGAGCTGGCAAGGCTCCAGTTCATAGaggcaaagaggagagagggCCAGTTTGCTGAGTCTCCCTGGCACAGAAATTCTAGGCTCGATGGGGTTTCACAGGCGCTGAGATTCACAGAAGCTCAAGGCTACGTGTGCTATGAGGTCACTCCTTAGCCAAGGGCATGGGGAaaggatggggaggagaagaacTGCAAAAGAGTTTCATGGGTGGCACTCAGAACAGGGGCTGAGCCTGTACCTCTGTGTCCTGTTTATCCACCTGCTCCCAGCTGGCTTCAGAGAAAATCTCTGTGCTGCAGCGAGACAAACAGTTCTGATCCAGATTGCTTTCCGAGTCAGGGATTGAAGTCTGTTGGCAAACAAACACAGCTGAACAGAATGAACCTGGTCTCctcccagaagaagaaaggggcTTGGTAAGGAAGGGAGCACTGGGGACATGGGGTGGGCCTGGGTGTTAGGGCTGCCAAATCTGTAGGTGCATCAGCCATCAAGAAGTGGGTTGAGCAGGTGCAGAGACAGGGCTGAGCTCAGCTGGAAGAGAGATACACAGGTCTAAGGCTGCGAGCAGTGACTCTGGAGTGCAGACAGGCTCTGGGTTCTAGAAAGTGAGTGGGGCAGAAGAGACCAGAATGGAGTGGGAACTGAGTGTCAGCTGCTCCAAAGAGCCTGTCAACCCAACCCTGCCACTTACATGTGTGTATTGAAACTGAGTGCTTTGGGCATGTCCTCCTCTCTCTAAAGGACTtttcaggaaaatgagaaacCATCATCACTAGGAAGTTAGTTTGAACTGAAAGTCATTGGATGAGCCCGCCTTTAATGTACACTGACTGCTTTTAGAGCCAGGCTCACACCTGAACTTGAACACATCAAGTCAGACCCACCCAGTGAGAACGCCTCCTTGAGAATCTCCCCTCAGGTACCTGCAGTTCCAGTCACCAGGCCCCATTACAGTGCCAACTCCTCGACAGTACTAGAAACCAACCCCTTCTCCCCATTTCTACTGCCATCACTTGCCACAGGGTGGGTATGAATACCTgctaaaaaaagaactaaacctTCACAGTTACAGCCCATGTTTGGGGAGGCTAACAGTTACTAGCTACTGGGGTAGGACAGGCACTATGATTTGACAGGAATATTTCACACTGCCTTACAAATATTCGGCCCAGTTGTTCAAGCCCTTCTTAAGATACATAATCCTCTCTCCAAAGAGATTTGACCAACCACGTAGTGAGTGCTAACTCTCTTCCTTGTTCTAACTGCCGAAACAGGACACCTGCGGAAAATACgcaaggcagaaaagaaagaggcagacggCCATTCATATGcccttctccagcctctctcaAGAGGGCTACTCTGGACCTTTCCAATTCTTTTAGAAATCTCTACCAATCATCATGCAGTAGGCACAAAGGGTGCCCAGCCTCAGTGTGCCCTGACTCCTTGGACAGTTGTGGAGGCACCATGATGTACTCACTACTTCATCCCCAAAGTCCCCATTGAAGTGCAGGGAGCTGGTCAGGTACTGGCTCTCCAGGCGACTCCTTAGCTCCTGGACTTGTTTCTTCAAGGTCTCCACTTCCTGCTGATGACCTGACTCAATCTGACGCAGGCGCTGTTGGATAGTGTCCGTGTACACAGGCATGCCATCATCATCCAAGTGGCTGCGAGAAGGCTGGTCAGGGCTGCCAGTTGCAGACGGCCTCCCCGAGTGGCTGTGCAGCCACTTGTGCAAGTTCCTTGAGTGTAAGTGGGCAGAGCTGCAGCTTGTGACAGACAGCTGGCGACTCAGTGAGTCCTTGCTCCTACCAGCCTCCCCATTGGCGCAGTGCCCATTGGGGGTGGGGTACTTCTGGAGGGTGCTAAGCCCTAGGGGCTGCTGCTCTGAGGCCTTATTTTCAGTCTCTGGGGCACCATTGCACACGAGCCCCTCTTTACATTCGGCTAAAGGCAAGGCACAAGGAGAATGCATTGGGCTGTGGATGCTGTCAGGGGAAGTCCTATGCACCAAAGATCCCACTTGAGGCCTCTCAGTCAGGCTCCTCTCCAAAGGCCTGGGCTCCAAGGCTTGAGGAAGCATGTCCTTGCCACTGAACCTGCCACTGTTTACCAGGCAAGGTCTAAGATGGCCTTGGAGCTCACTTTCTGACTTCACTTTATCTTCCATTAACATGTCCATGGAGCTGTCTGTGTTTGATCCTCTGGCCTCAAATGGGACTTGGGAGGGCAGCAGAGAACTTGACTGTGAGGTGCCATAGCCAGCTTGTGCATCTACTGGGATTGGAAGAACTGCTTCCTCCCTGTCCTCTGCGACAGCTCCTGTGTGAGGCTGTTCTACAGGGACCTCTTGGGCATCCTCTCCCCTGAGAGGCTCCTGGAGAGAACTGGGGAGAACAGGATGACTCCTCAGAGCAGCAGCATCCAGTTCCGGGATTTGATGAAGTACAATGGCAGAGCCCTCAGGGATCTTCCCCCTGTTCTCCTTTTCTAAGAGCACCTCCTCTTTGACCTGCATCTCAATGCTCCCCCTGTGGGCAGGCTCCTCTACCCCActctcctctttggtggcctctTGCAAAATGTTCTCCATCTGCCCCTCGGCCACTCCAGCTGCAACAGACAGCTCGGCGCCACCCAGCACTTTGGTTGGCTTCCCCAGGCTGTCAGGATCAAGAGGTTCCTCTCCAGGACCAGCCAGGCTGCTCAGTTCTAGTGAGCGCCGGTGCTCCTGCCACTTCTCGTTAAGGCTTGGGTCACTGCTGCGCCGGCTGGCTAGAGGCACTGTGTTGTCGCAGGCTGTGGTCAGATTGTCAAATGATCTAGTCTTTGGTAGCCTACAAACAAGAAGTTTGGGGGAAATGAGAATCTGAAGCTGTTCGGAGGGAAGTAGGAGACAAGAGGTTTTAACAGGCAGTTGTTTCATAATTGGGTCTTTCATCACTACTCAAGAAGCTACGGCATCTCTGAAATGAGGCTCAGACTGCTGGAAAGGCAAAGCTCCGAACGAGTCCTCCTTCTAGTCGGCAAATTTCCTCTGGTCCCACCCCTACCAAATGCCTGATACATACCAGTAAGCTAACagcaaatgctattttaaaaagatgttcttCATGGTACTGCTGTGTTTCTCAACTAGCAGCAAAGGAAAATAGCATTGTTGATTTTCTGctattacaatattttaaattaatttattatttatcagtctGAATTCAGTAAAGCTAATTCACAGGTTTAAAGCCAAACTTTCTATCATCTGACAGCATCTGCCTTTCAAGCCCAAGAAGACAAATCatggcagggaggcaggagcacAGAGTAGTGACTGAGATTCAAGCCAGAGGGTCACAAGGAACCCAGAGGATTTGCTCCATCACTGCTTGGTACATGCAGCAGAGCGATGTAGTGACAAGGCCCAACACCCTTCAGGAAACGAGGCTCTTATGGCCTCATAGCCCAGAACCATTATACCTTCCCTGAGAAAACTTTAGAGATCTAAGAAAGATGTGGGGAGCCAGACAATGTCATGATCTCTGACCCTCCCTGGCCACGTTCCAACACAGGAATAACCCACACAGAAAAGGCCCCTTAGCATCAACCCTGGGCTCACCGGCTCAGGGGTGGATCATCAGGGCTGGTGCCAGGTGCTGGGTATGGTGCACAGCTGTCGTCCACAGGGGTGGACGGGGAAGGGCAGGGCAGATACACTGCACTCCACAGCATTAGATTGCGCACGTGGCACACAGGGTACAGCACCTGAGGAGAGAGCAGTGGACACAGGTTTAAACAAGTCCCAACAAGCTTTTAGAAATGAGGGTCAGGAAC
This genomic stretch from Equus przewalskii isolate Varuska chromosome 7, EquPr2, whole genome shotgun sequence harbors:
- the MTMR3 gene encoding phosphatidylinositol-3,5-bisphosphate 3-phosphatase MTMR3 isoform X7, whose product is MDEETRHSLECIQANQIFPRKQLIREDENLQVPFLELHGESTEYVGRAEDAIIALSNYRLHIKFKESLVNVPLQLIESVECRDIFQLHLTCKDCKVIRCQFSTFEQCQEWLKRLNNAIRPPAKIEDLFSFAYHAWCMEVYASEKEQHGDLCRPGEHVTSRFKNEVERMGFDMNNAWRISNINEKYKLCGSYPQELIVPAWITDKELESVASFRSWKRIPAVVYRHQSNGAVIARCGQPEVSWWGWRNADDEHLVQSVAKACASDSRSGGSKLSTRNSPRDFPNPGDLSDVDFDSSLSNTSGAESLAIQPQKLLILDARSYAAAVANRAKGGGCECPEYYPNCEVVFMGMANIHSIRRSFQSLRLLCTQMPDPGNWLSALESTKWLHHLSVLLKSALLVVHAVDRDQRPVLAHCSDGWDRTPQIVALAKLLLDPYYRTIEGFQVLVEMEWLDFGHKFADRCGHGENSDDLNERCPVFLQWLDCVHQLQRQFPCSFEFNEAFLVKLVQHTYSCLFGTFLCNNAKERGEKHTQERTCSVWSLLRAGNKAFKNLLYSSQSEAVLYPVCHVRNLMLWSAVYLPCPSPSTPVDDSCAPYPAPGTSPDDPPLSRLPKTRSFDNLTTACDNTVPLASRRSSDPSLNEKWQEHRRSLELSSLAGPGEEPLDPDSLGKPTKVLGGAELSVAAGVAEGQMENILQEATKEESGVEEPAHRGSIEMQVKEEVLLEKENRGKIPEGSAIVLHQIPELDAAALRSHPVLPSSLQEPLRGEDAQEVPVEQPHTGAVAEDREEAVLPIPVDAQAGYGTSQSSSLLPSQVPFEARGSNTDSSMDMLMEDKVKSESELQGHLRPCLVNSGRFSGKDMLPQALEPRPLERSLTERPQVGSLVHRTSPDSIHSPMHSPCALPLAECKEGLVCNGAPETENKASEQQPLGLSTLQKYPTPNGHCANGEAGRSKDSLSRQLSVTSCSSAHLHSRNLHKWLHSHSGRPSATGSPDQPSRSHLDDDGMPVYTDTIQQRLRQIESGHQQEVETLKKQVQELRSRLESQYLTSSLHFNGDFGDEVTSIPDSESNLDQNCLSRCSTEIFSEASWEQVDKQDTEMTRWLPDHLAAHCYACDSTFWLASRKHHCRNCGNVFCSSCCNQKVPVPSQQLFEPSRVCKSCYSSLHPTSSSIDLELDKPIAATSN
- the MTMR3 gene encoding phosphatidylinositol-3,5-bisphosphate 3-phosphatase MTMR3 isoform X8 produces the protein MDEETRHSLECIQANQIFPRKQLIREDENLQVPFLELHGESTEYVGRAEDAIIALSNYRLHIKFKESLVNVPLQLIESVECRDIFQLHLTCKDCKVIRCQFSTFEQCQEWLKRLNNAIRPPAKIEDLFSFAYHAWCMEVYASEKEQHGDLCRPGEHVTSRFKNEVERMGFDMNNAWRISNINEKYKLCGSYPQELIVPAWITDKELESVASFRSWKRIPAVVYRHQSNGAVIARCGQPEVSWWGWRNADDEHLVQSVAKACASDSRSGGSKLSTRNSPRDFPNPGDLSDVDFGAESLAIQPQKLLILDARSYAAAVANRAKGGGCECPEYYPNCEVVFMGMANIHSIRRSFQSLRLLCTQMPDPGNWLSALESTKWLHHLSVLLKSALLVVHAVDRDQRPVLAHCSDGWDRTPQIVALAKLLLDPYYRTIEGFQVLVEMEWLDFGHKFADRCGHGENSDDLNERCPVFLQWLDCVHQLQRQFPCSFEFNEAFLVKLVQHTYSCLFGTFLCNNAKERGEKHTQERTCSVWSLLRAGNKAFKNLLYSSQSEAVLYPVCHVRNLMLWSAVYLPCPSPSTPVDDSCAPYPAPGTSPDDPPLSRLPKTRSFDNLTTACDNTVPLASRRSSDPSLNEKWQEHRRSLELSSLAGPGEEPLDPDSLGKPTKVLGGAELSVAAGVAEGQMENILQEATKEESGVEEPAHRGSIEMQVKEEVLLEKENRGKIPEGSAIVLHQIPELDAAALRSHPVLPSSLQEPLRGEDAQEVPVEQPHTGAVAEDREEAVLPIPVDAQAGYGTSQSSSLLPSQVPFEARGSNTDSSMDMLMEDKVKSESELQGHLRPCLVNSGRFSGKDMLPQALEPRPLERSLTERPQVGSLVHRTSPDSIHSPMHSPCALPLAECKEGLVCNGAPETENKASEQQPLGLSTLQKYPTPNGHCANGEAGRSKDSLSRQLSVTSCSSAHLHSRNLHKWLHSHSGRPSATGSPDQPSRSHLDDDGMPVYTDTIQQRLRQIESGHQQEVETLKKQVQELRSRLESQYLTSSLHFNGDFGDEVTSIPDSESNLDQNCLSRCSTEIFSEASWEQVDKQDTEMTRWLPDHLAAHCYACDSTFWLASRKHHCRNCGNVFCSSCCNQKVPVPSQQLFEPSRVCKSCYSSLHPTSSSIDLELDKPIAATSN
- the MTMR3 gene encoding phosphatidylinositol-3,5-bisphosphate 3-phosphatase MTMR3 isoform X9 → MDEETRHSLECIQANQIFPRKQLIREDENLQVPFLELHGESTEYVGRAEDAIIALSNYRLHIKFKESLVNTASQSTASEIPVPLQLIESVECRDIFQLHLTCKDCKVIRCQFSTFEQCQEWLKRLNNAIRPPAKIEDLFSFAYHAWCMEVYASEKEQHGDLCRPGEHVTSRFKNEVERMGFDMNNAWRISNINEKYKLCGSYPQELIVPAWITDKELESVASFRSWKRIPAVVYRHQSNGAVIARCGQPEVSWWGWRNADDEHLVQSVAKACASDSRSGGSKLSTRNSPRDFPNPGDLSDVDFDSSLSNTSGAESLAIQPQKLLILDARSYAAAVANRAKGGGCECPEYYPNCEVVFMGMANIHSIRRSFQSLRLLCTQMPDPGNWLSALESTKWLHHLSVLLKSALLVVHAVDRDQRPVLAHCSDGWDRTPQIVALAKLLLDPYYRTIEGFQVLVEMEWLDFGHKFADRCGHGENSDDLNERCPVFLQWLDCVHQLQRQFPCSFEFNEAFLVKLVQHTYSCLFGTFLCNNAKERGEKHTQERTCSVWSLLRAGNKAFKNLLYSSQSEAVLYPVCHVRNLMLWSAVYLPCPSPSTPVDDSCAPYPAPGTSPDDPPLSRLPKTRSFDNLTTACDNTVPLASRRSSDPSLNEKWQEHRRSLELSSLAGPGEEPLDPDSLGKPTKVLGGAELSVAAGVAEGQMENILQEATKEESGVEEPAHRGSIEMQVKEEVLLEKENRGKIPEGSAIVLHQIPELDAAALRSHPVLPSSLQEPLRGEDAQEVPVEQPHTGAVAEDREEAVLPIPVDAQAGYGTSQSSSLLPSQVPFEARGSNTDSSMDMLMEDKVKSESELQGHLRPCLVNSGRFSGKDMLPQALEPRPLERSLTERPQVGSLVHRTSPDSIHSPMHSPCALPLAECKEGLVCNGAPETENKASEQQPLGLSTLQKYPTPNGHCANGEAGRSKDSLSRQLSVTSCSSAHLHSRNLHKWLHSHSGRPSATGSPDQPSRSHLDDDGMPVYTDTIQQRLRQIESGHQQEVETLKKQVQELRSRLESQYLTSSLHFNGDFGDEVMTRWLPDHLAAHCYACDSTFWLASRKHHCRDTDRVDQTWNCGNVFCSSCCNQKVPVPSQQLFEPSRVCKSCYSSLHPTSSSIDLELDKPIAATSN
- the MTMR3 gene encoding phosphatidylinositol-3,5-bisphosphate 3-phosphatase MTMR3 isoform X1 — its product is MDEETRHSLECIQANQIFPRKQLIREDENLQVPFLELHGESTEYVGRAEDAIIALSNYRLHIKFKESLVNTASQSTASEIPVPLQLIESVECRDIFQLHLTCKDCKVIRCQFSTFEQCQEWLKRLNNAIRPPAKIEDLFSFAYHAWCMEVYASEKEQHGDLCRPGEHVTSRFKNEVERMGFDMNNAWRISNINEKYKLCGSYPQELIVPAWITDKELESVASFRSWKRIPAVVYRHQSNGAVIARCGQPEVSWWGWRNADDEHLVQSVAKACASDSRSGGSKLSTRNSPRDFPNPGDLSDVDFDSSLSNTSGAESLAIQPQKLLILDARSYAAAVANRAKGGGCECPEYYPNCEVVFMGMANIHSIRRSFQSLRLLCTQMPDPGNWLSALESTKWLHHLSVLLKSALLVVHAVDRDQRPVLAHCSDGWDRTPQIVALAKLLLDPYYRTIEGFQVLVEMEWLDFGHKFADRCGHGENSDDLNERCPVFLQWLDCVHQLQRQFPCSFEFNEAFLVKLVQHTYSCLFGTFLCNNAKERGEKHTQERTCSVWSLLRAGNKAFKNLLYSSQSEAVLYPVCHVRNLMLWSAVYLPCPSPSTPVDDSCAPYPAPGTSPDDPPLSRLPKTRSFDNLTTACDNTVPLASRRSSDPSLNEKWQEHRRSLELSSLAGPGEEPLDPDSLGKPTKVLGGAELSVAAGVAEGQMENILQEATKEESGVEEPAHRGSIEMQVKEEVLLEKENRGKIPEGSAIVLHQIPELDAAALRSHPVLPSSLQEPLRGEDAQEVPVEQPHTGAVAEDREEAVLPIPVDAQAGYGTSQSSSLLPSQVPFEARGSNTDSSMDMLMEDKVKSESELQGHLRPCLVNSGRFSGKDMLPQALEPRPLERSLTERPQVGSLVHRTSPDSIHSPMHSPCALPLAECKEGLVCNGAPETENKASEQQPLGLSTLQKYPTPNGHCANGEAGRSKDSLSRQLSVTSCSSAHLHSRNLHKWLHSHSGRPSATGSPDQPSRSHLDDDGMPVYTDTIQQRLRQIESGHQQEVETLKKQVQELRSRLESQYLTSSLHFNGDFGDEVTSIPDSESNLDQNCLSRCSTEIFSEASWEQVDKQDTEMTRWLPDHLAAHCYACDSTFWLASRKHHCRDTDRVDQTWNCGNVFCSSCCNQKVPVPSQQLFEPSRVCKSCYSSLHPTSSSIDLELDKPIAATSN
- the MTMR3 gene encoding phosphatidylinositol-3,5-bisphosphate 3-phosphatase MTMR3 isoform X2; protein product: MDEETRHSLECIQANQIFPRKQLIREDENLQVPFLELHGESTEYVGRAEDAIIALSNYRLHIKFKESLVNTASQSTASEIPVPLQLIESVECRDIFQLHLTCKDCKVIRCQFSTFEQCQEWLKRLNNAIRPPAKIEDLFSFAYHAWCMEVYASEKEQHGDLCRPGEHVTSRFKNEVERMGFDMNNAWRISNINEKYKLCGSYPQELIVPAWITDKELESVASFRSWKRIPAVVYRHQSNGAVIARCGQPEVSWWGWRNADDEHLVQSVAKACASDSRSGGSKLSTRNSPRDFPNPGDLSDVDFGAESLAIQPQKLLILDARSYAAAVANRAKGGGCECPEYYPNCEVVFMGMANIHSIRRSFQSLRLLCTQMPDPGNWLSALESTKWLHHLSVLLKSALLVVHAVDRDQRPVLAHCSDGWDRTPQIVALAKLLLDPYYRTIEGFQVLVEMEWLDFGHKFADRCGHGENSDDLNERCPVFLQWLDCVHQLQRQFPCSFEFNEAFLVKLVQHTYSCLFGTFLCNNAKERGEKHTQERTCSVWSLLRAGNKAFKNLLYSSQSEAVLYPVCHVRNLMLWSAVYLPCPSPSTPVDDSCAPYPAPGTSPDDPPLSRLPKTRSFDNLTTACDNTVPLASRRSSDPSLNEKWQEHRRSLELSSLAGPGEEPLDPDSLGKPTKVLGGAELSVAAGVAEGQMENILQEATKEESGVEEPAHRGSIEMQVKEEVLLEKENRGKIPEGSAIVLHQIPELDAAALRSHPVLPSSLQEPLRGEDAQEVPVEQPHTGAVAEDREEAVLPIPVDAQAGYGTSQSSSLLPSQVPFEARGSNTDSSMDMLMEDKVKSESELQGHLRPCLVNSGRFSGKDMLPQALEPRPLERSLTERPQVGSLVHRTSPDSIHSPMHSPCALPLAECKEGLVCNGAPETENKASEQQPLGLSTLQKYPTPNGHCANGEAGRSKDSLSRQLSVTSCSSAHLHSRNLHKWLHSHSGRPSATGSPDQPSRSHLDDDGMPVYTDTIQQRLRQIESGHQQEVETLKKQVQELRSRLESQYLTSSLHFNGDFGDEVTSIPDSESNLDQNCLSRCSTEIFSEASWEQVDKQDTEMTRWLPDHLAAHCYACDSTFWLASRKHHCRDTDRVDQTWNCGNVFCSSCCNQKVPVPSQQLFEPSRVCKSCYSSLHPTSSSIDLELDKPIAATSN